In a single window of the Nicotiana tomentosiformis chromosome 8, ASM39032v3, whole genome shotgun sequence genome:
- the LOC104110847 gene encoding protein BIG GRAIN 1-like B, producing MYKMEKEKLSRKHYKNPSFSSSLLDEIYRSIDGYDQRKEVSKLPKETKKYSNRSNEIAKAKANNNNKSIEDEEIASFRRACLIEKWMEKKVKDKILMTKKGPSLPDLLDNDPLFFSSTSSSESNSGTLSTTSSEADCFYSEKFSRNTTSTTCFAAPKSKKSVRRASVSPRLERSHEFYLFDDYHSQKTEENEESLIKSKSRALKIYNNLKKVKQPISPGGRLTNFLSSIFNNGNGKKSKNLANIERNAKSARAASSTCSSASSFSRSCLSSKTTSNLTQKFQNGVKRTVRFNPVSVIVDEDCRPCGHKCIYDQESDNFQKLKSQGNAAIIEKNRKFEVTKVDSLKSYQHIKKKNDYIVDYTEEEDFEEEDEDAASDSSSDLFEIDHLAFFGNNRFCEELPVYETTHLDTNRGIANRFIR from the exons ATGTATAAAATGGAGAAGGAAAAGTTGTCAAGGAAACATTACAAAAACCCTTCATTTTCATCCTCACTTCTTGATGAAATTTACCGTTCAATTGATGGTTATGACCAAAGAAAGGAAGTTTCAAAGTTACCAAAAGAAACCAAGAAATACAGCAACAGAAGCAATGAAATAGCTAAAGCAAaagccaacaacaacaacaagagtATAGAAGATGAAGAAATTGCAAGTTTTAGAAGGGCATGTTTGATTGAAAAATGGATGGAGAAAAAAGTGAAAGACAAAATTTTGATGACAAAAAAAGGACCTTCACTTCCTGATTTATTAGATAATGATCCACTCTTTTTCAGTTCAACAAGTTCTTCTGAATCCAATTCTGGTACTCTCTCTACAACTTCCTCTGAAGCTGACTGTTTTTACTCTGAAAAATTCTCAAGAAATACTACTTCTACTACTTGTTTTGCTGCGCCAAAGAGTAAAAAATCAGTGAGAAGAGCCAGTGTTTCACCACGTTTAGAACGTAG TCATGAGTTTTATTTATTTGACGACTATCACAGTCAAAAAACAGAGGAAAATGAGGAGAGTTTGATTAAGTCTAAATCAAGGGCTTTGAAAATCTACAACAATTTGAAGAAAGTGAAACAGCCCATTTCCCCTGGTGGTCGTCTTACTAATTTTCTCAGTTCCATTTTCAATAATGGGAATGGGAAAAAATCCAAGAATCTTGCTAATATTGAGAGGAATGCAAAATCTGCTCGAGCAGCTTCATCAACTTGTTCTTCAGCTTCATCATTTTCAAGATCCTGTTTGAGTTCTAAAACCACATCAAATTTAACGCAAAAATTCCAAAATGGTGTAAAAAGGACAGTGAGATTTAACCCAGTTAGTGTAATTGTTGATGAAGATTGTCGTCCTTGTGGTCATAAATGCATATATGACCAAGAATCTGATAATTTTCAAAAGCTCAAATCCCAAGGAAATGCAGCAATAATTGAGAAGAACAGGAAATTTGAAGTGACAAAAGTTGATTCCTTGAAAAGTTATCAACATATTAAGAAGAAGAATGATTACATTGTTGATTATACAGAGGAAGAAGattttgaagaagaagatgaagatgcagCAAGTGATTCAAGTTCAGATTTGTTTGAAATTGATCATTTAGCATTTTTTGGTAACAATAGGTTTTGTGAAGAGCTTCCTGTGTATGAAACTACTCATCTTGATACCAATAGAGGAATTGCAAATCGTTTCATTCGTTAA